One window of Nymphaea colorata isolate Beijing-Zhang1983 chromosome 11, ASM883128v2, whole genome shotgun sequence genomic DNA carries:
- the LOC116263622 gene encoding UDP-glucuronate:xylan alpha-glucuronosyltransferase 2-like — MASLFMQIKLMSVALILLTVSLTFLLLKYGIFSGQESGRWDAVHHDCIDSPFLKTNATATHAAVVAAMETMKNKKIGLVNLESDRLRNWDELDYVEEIQFKRVDPNITWEHLFPAWVDEDEEVSTPECPEIQMPEEEDGDGGGYGMVVARLPCGHKSERWKRDVFRLQVHLVVAKLASYSPQGVLVVLLSACRPMVELFRCEDLVNRWGDAWVFRPDVQKLREKLALPVGSCRLVLPLLKKKAQGREIVDYDFSKLDYLHQEKKIQNTSSSLSPTREAYATVIHSSDSYVCGAIALARSLIHTGTTRDLVLLLHINGDKDGAYHRRKMALMEAGWKIQEIERIRNPKAKKGAYNEWNYTKLRLWQITGYHKIIYLDSDLIVLKNIDRFFGFPQLSAAANSRSIFNSGFMVIEPSQCTFKILMELIPVVRSSNGGDQGFLNEVFTWWHRLPKRVNMLKIFGSPVRVANNTRIMGSEPPELYGLHYLGIKPWQCYRDYDCNWNVENQRLFANDVAHARWWKLYDLLIPMSLQPFCLLSERRKVGLQREIEEAQTIGYPDQHWLRAIKDTRQP; from the exons ATGGCTTCTTTGTTCATGCAGATCAAATTGATGTCCGTGGCACTCATCCTTCTCACCGTGTCTCTAACGTTTCTACTCCTCAAGTATGGCATTTTCTCGGGGCAGGAATCCGGCAGATGGGACGCCGTCCACCATGACTGCATCGACTCGCCGTTCTTAAAGACAAATGCTACCGCAACACATGCAGCAGTAGTGGCTGCAATGGAGACGATGAAGAATAAAAAGATTGGTCTGGTGAACTTGGAATCTGACCGGTTAAGGAATTGGGACGAGCTGGATTATGTGGAAGAAATACAGTTCAAAAGGGTCGATCCCAACATCACATGGGAGCACCTCTTCCCAGCTTGGGTAGACGAGGACGAGGAGGTCAGCACGCCGGAATGTCCAGAAATTCAGATGCCGGAAGAGGAAGATGGCGACGGTGGTGGGTACGGAATGGTGGTGGCCAGACTGCCGTGTGGGCATAAATCAGAGAGATGGAAGAGGGACGTGTTCAGGTTGCAGGTGCATCTGGTGGTGGCGAAGCTGGCTTCTTATAGCCCCCAGGGAGTGTTGGTGGTCTTACTGAGCGCTTGCCGGCCGATGGTGGAACTCTTTAGGTGCGAAGACTTGGTGAACCGATGGGGAGATGCGTGGGTGTTCCGGCCGGACGTGCAGAAACTGAGAGAGAAGCTGGCCTTGCCGGTTGGCTCCTGCAGATTGGTGTTgccattgttgaagaagaaagccCAAG GGAGAGAGATAGTAGACTATGACTTTTCCAAGCTAGACTACCTGCACCAAGAAAAGAAGATACAGAATACCAGTTCTTCCCTTTCTCCCACTCGTGAGGCCTACGCCACAGTCATACACTCATCAGACTCCTACGTCTGCGGCGCGATCGCCTTGGCTCGCAGCTTAATCCACACCGGCACAACAAGGGATCTTGTCCTTCTCCTCCACATCAACGGTGACAAGGACGGCGCCTACCACAGACGGAAGATGGCTCTCATGGAGGCTGGTTGGAAGATTCAAGAGATCGAGAGAATAAGGAACCCCAAGGCCAAGAAGGGTGCTTACAATGAGTGGAACTACACCAAGCTCCGCCTCTGGCAGATCACCGGCTACCACAAGATCATATACCTCGATTCCGACCTCATCGTCCTCAAGAACATTGATAGATTCTTTGGCTTCCCCCAGCTCTCTGCGGCCGCGAACTCCCGCAGCATCTTCAATTCTGGTTTCATGGTGATCGAGCCATCGCAGTGCACCTTCAAGATCCTGATGGAGCTGATCCCTGTAGTAAG GTCTTCCAATGGCGGCGACCAAGGGTTCTTGAACGAAGTCTTCACATGGTGGCACAGGCTGCCAAAGAGAGTGAACATGCTCAAGATCTTTGGATCTCCGGTACGGGTGGCCAACAACACAAGGATCATGGGATCTGAACCGCCGGAGCTGTACGGGCTGCACTACTTGGGAATAAAACCATGGCAGTGCTATAGGGACTATGACTGCAACTGGAATGTGGAGAACCAGAGGTTGTTTGCCAACGATGTGGCCCATGCGAGGTGGTGGAAGCTGTACGACCTCCTCATCCCCATGAGTTTGCAGCCGTTCTGCTTGCTCTCTGAGCGCCGGAAGGTTGGGCTTCAGAGGGAGATCGAGGAGGCACAGACGATTGGCTACCCTGATCAGCATTGGCTAAGGGCCATCAAAGATACCCGGCAACCCTGA